From a single Apium graveolens cultivar Ventura chromosome 2, ASM990537v1, whole genome shotgun sequence genomic region:
- the LOC141702933 gene encoding uncharacterized protein LOC141702933, whose product MKVLLGSYDNWEIVENGFNEPADATAEPALPNAEKMALKEIRKKDKKALYTIIQGVDESTFEKISEAKTAKQAWEILQKSFQGVEKVKKVRLQMLRGEFENLKMKNSENIGEFVTHLKAVTNEMKRNGESLGDVRVMEKLLRSLTIKFDYVVTSIEESKDLSTISIDELVGSLQVHEQRMNQYDMQATWKRRYKVRCPLVIVLGVAVLYVAEVALEVATEVDEVVEDSLSTEVKTLKVINHLVVVKISEVVEEADVNNEVTTAKEDKDVGTAMFLTYKGDKESKKNVWYLDSGASNHMTGHKELFTEIDDTISGKVTFGDSSKTPVKGKATVMIMSKKERKNRTILDMARSMVKAKHFPRTFWAGAVQCAVYLLNRCPTKSVRNKTPNEAWSGSKPSVGHLRIFGCSAYAHIPDQKIKKLDDKGEKYYWRWSEDERKVAGLFFNGDDDDGDNQNIEDDRDDDQTPPPSPNQQTPGSTPSTGGSSSSGGAPRKMRSLDNIYEATSLKNDTWELTDLPEGHKAIGVKWVYKTKTNQDGEVEKYKARLVAKGYNQRYGIDYDEVFAPVARVDTMRLLTAIAAQNQWKIFQMDVKSAFLNGYLEEEVYIEQPPGYIQKGRESKVYRLKKALYGLKQASRAWNMRVDEYFQRNGFVRVHTSMPSIRRQIQGAIL is encoded by the exons ATGAAGGTGTTACTCGGTTCTTACGATAATTGGGAAATTGTCGAAAATGGGTTCAACGAGCCCGCTGATGCAACCGCTGAACCAGCGCTTCCAAATGCCGAGAAGATGGCGTTAAAGGAGATCCggaaaaaagataaaaaggcgTTGTACACAATTATTCAAGGTGTTGATGAGTCAACCTTTGAAAAAATTTCCGAAGCAAAAACGGCAAAACAAGCATGGGAGATTTTGCAAAAATCATTCCAAGGAGTTGAAAAAGTAAAAAAGGTGCGGCTCCAGATGCTACGCGGGGAGTTCgaaaatttaaagatgaagaattcagaaaatattggtgaatttgttacgCATTTGAAAGCCGTGACAAATGAGATGAAAAGAAATGGCGAAAGTCTCGGTGATGTTCGGGTCATGGAAAAACTCCTCCGTTCACTGACCATAAAATTTGATTATGTGGTTACTTCTATTGAGGAGTCAAAAGATTTGTCAACAATTTCGATTGACGAGCTGGTTGGTTCACTTCAAGTGCATGAGCAGCGAATGAACCAGTATGATATGCAAGCCACTTGGAAAAGGCGTTACAAAGTAAGGTGTCCATTGGTGATAGTTCTGGGAGTAGCGGTTTTGTACGTGGCAGAGGTGGCTTTAGAGGTGGCTACCGAGGTGGACGAGGTCGTGGAAGACAGTCTTTCAACAGAGGTCAAAACTCTGAAGGTTATCAACCATCTGGTCGTAGTCAAAATTTCAGAGGTCGTGGAAGAGGCGGATGTTAACAACGAGGTGACAA cagcaaaagaagacaaagatgtTGGCACTGCTATGTTCCTCACTTACAAAGGAGACAAGGAAAGCAagaagaatgtttggtatcttgactcagGGGCCAGTAATCACATGACTGGTCACAAGGAATTATTCACGGAGATAGACGACACCATCAGCGGAAAAGTTACTTTTGGTGACTCGTCAAAGACTCCGGTGAAAGGAAAAGCTACCGTCATGATCATGTCAAAGAAAG AAAGGAAGAACCGCACAATTCTTGACATGGCAAGGAGTATGGTGAAAGCAAAGCACTTTCCAAGAACTTTCTGGGCGGGAGCCGTTCAATGTGCAGTTTATTTGTTGAATCGCTGTCCAACAAAAAGTGTCAGAAACAAAACTCCGAATGAAGCATGGAGCGGAAGCAAACCATCAGTTGGACATCTCAGAATTTTTGGGTGTAGTGCTTATGCCCATATTCCCGATCAGAAAATAAAGAAGCTGGATGACAAAGGCGAAAAGT ATTACTGGAGATGGAGCGAGGATGAAAGAAAAGTTGCTGGTTTATTTTTCAATGGTGATGACGATGACGGTGATAACCAGAACATTGAAGATGACAGAGATGATGATCAAACTCCTCCACCAAGTCCAAATCAACAAACTCCTGGATCGACACCATCCACGGGAGGAAGCAGCAGTTCAGGGGGAGCACCACGAAAGATGCGGAGTCTGGATAATATTTATGAAGCAACAAGTCTG aagaatgataCATGGGAGCTCACAGATCTTCCAGAAGGACACAAAGCAATTGGTGTCAAGTGGGTCTATAAAACCAAGACGAATCAAGATGGAGAAGTGGAGAAATACAAGGCGAGGTTGGTGGCTAAAGGCTACAACCAGAGAtatggcattgactatgatgaggtattcgctccagttgcaagagttgATACCATGCGGCTTCTGACAGCAATTGCAGCTCAGAACCAGTGGAAGatatttcagatggatgtcaagtcAGCATTTCTGAATGGttatcttgaagaagaagtctatattgAGCAGCCTCCAGGATATATTCAGAAAGGCCGGGAAAGTAAAGTCTATAGGCTGAAGAAAGCTttatatggtttgaagcaagcttCGCGAGCATGGAACATGCGAGTTGATGAATATTTTCAGAGAAATGGTTTCGTGAGAGTACATACGAGCATGCCCTCTATACGAAGACAAATTCAGGGGGCGATATTatga
- the LOC141702940 gene encoding putative F-box protein At1g32420, which translates to MGGFVSQSSKHKDDHPLPLVHEDIIRVEILPRLPVKSLVRFRCVCKSWNLLLSNDPSFVQSHLTRNCMDPNKCSLITRCLPRNIHKYKFLELGGSINGLVCVYHFDNHAITCLGIWNPATNQYKDISLTPSTAATSDFYFGLGFDSVANDHKLVFVAIYPERPLLSYVYSYNHSSWGNNAVTSDFVA; encoded by the coding sequence ATGGGTGGTTTTGTAAGCCAATCATCTAAACACAAAGACGATCATCCTTTACCTCTTGTACATGAAGATATAATTCGGGTGGAGATACTTCCAAGATTGCCTGTTAAATCACTTGTGAGATTTCGATGTGTTTGCAAATCCTGGAATCTTCTCCTATCCAATGACCCTAGTTTTGTCCAATCTCATCTCACTCGCAATTGCATGGATCCCAACAAATGTAGCTTGATTACCAGGTGTCTTCCTCGTAATATCCACAAATATAAATTCTTGGAGCTAGGCGGTTCCATTAACGGATTAGTTTGTGTTTACCATTTCGATAATCATGCTATTACATGTCTTGGAATATGGAACCCTGCTACAAATCAATACAAGGATATTTCCCTCACTCCTTCAACTGCAGCTACTTCTGACTTCTATTTCGGATTAGGTTTTGATTCTGTTGCTAATGATCATAAACTTGTATTCGTTGCTATATATCCTGAACGTCCATTACTATCTTATGTTTACTCCTATAATCACTCTTCTTGGGGTAACAATGCAGTCACGTCTGATTTCGTAGCATGA
- the LOC141702948 gene encoding uncharacterized protein LOC141702948 produces MVPVKVGSGSLHRDHYQEEDAEDNQRLHLDLLEETRENSQLRLAAYQQRAARYYNKKVKRQLLRVGDLMLMKVIPNTRNPQHGVFEANWEGPYKIKAILWKGTYHLEDLEGKLVPRAWNAEHLRKYYQ; encoded by the coding sequence ATGGTTCCCGTGAAAGTTGGTTCAGGATCACTTCATAGGGATCATTACCAAGAGGAAGATGCAGAAGATAACCAGAGGCTTCACTTGGACCTTTTGGAGGAAACAAGGGAGAATTCCCAGTTAAGGCTCGCAGCATACCAACAGCGTGCTGCAAGGTACTACAACAAGAAGGTAAAGAGACAACTGTTGAGGGTAGGGGATTTGATGCTCATGAAGGTAATTCCAAACACAAGAAATCCCCAGCACGGAGTATTTgaagctaattgggaaggaccatacaagataaAAGCAATCTTGTGGAAGGGGACTTATCATCTTGAAGACTTGGAAGGGAAGTTGGTTCCGCGAGCATGGAATGCGGAGcatctccgaaagtattatcagtaa
- the LOC141702943 gene encoding uncharacterized protein LOC141702943: MEKLVYALTLASRKLRPYFQAPRTEVRTAYPLRQVLYKPESSGRMLKWVVELGQFDLEYMPHTAIKGQTLADFLLEFDSEVNDKVLVVLHPPHPEEVLEEFPYPWWILHVDGAVTNGGAGAGIVLVSPEGHHLMSAIHFKFYVINNDAEYEALINGLKIALEMEVRNLIAKSDSELVVNQVNGGFQARGPRT, from the coding sequence ATGGAAAAGTTGGTTTATGCCTTAACTCTCGCATCAAGGAAGCTACGCCCATATTTCCAAGCTCCTAGAACTGAAGTTCGAACAGCATATCCTCTGCGGCAAGTCCTCTATAAACCAGAATCGTCAGGAAGGATGTTGAAATGGGTtgtggagttgggacagtttgactTGGAATATATGCCTCATACGGCAATCAAAGGACAAACCCTAGCTGATTTCTTACtggaatttgattctgaagttaACGATAAGGTTTTGGTGGTGTTGCATCCGCCTCATCCTGAAGAAGTTTTAGAAGAGTTTCCATATCCCTGGTGGATTTTGCATGTGGATGGAGCAGTCACGAATGGAGGAGCAGGCGCGGGTATAGTGCTTGTATCTCCAGAAGGCCATCACTTGATGAGCGCGATTCACTTTAAGTTCTATGTTATAAATAATGACGCTGAATATGAAGCACTGATTAATGGCCTAAAAATTGCTTTGGAAATGGAAGTGCGGAACCTAATTGCAAAGAGTGACTCAGAGTTGGTGGTGAACCAGGTGAACGGGGGGTTTCAAGCTCGAGGACCGCGAACATAA